In Camelus dromedarius isolate mCamDro1 chromosome 4, mCamDro1.pat, whole genome shotgun sequence, the DNA window GGCCGTGATGTCCGTGCGGAATTCTTTGATGACAAAGTAATAGCAGAAAACATCCAGGCAGCAGTTGATGTTGGAGAAACACATGGATAATTGCAGGAACAAGCTGATGTTCCGCTTAGCTCTGCACTCCACAATAAAGTCATTCCTCACCAGGAACTGCAAGAAGAAACTCAGGTGGACGGGGAAAAAGGAGACCACAAAGACAGCCAGACTGGCCGCAATAGTCCAGATGCAGGCCTTCTGCTTGACCCAGTCCTGGGTGTGGTTGCGACGGCTGACCAGAAtgtggatgctcctggaggagCAGAAACCCATGATGCTCATGGGGAGAAGGAAGCCAAACACCTCAAGGGGGAAGAGCACCTTGGCACTCCAGGTGTTGTCCGACATGTTGTGGAAGCATATGTAATCTTCCACTTTCCCATGGAAGCTATAGATAGGGGTACTCCCAACCCACACCAGGACCCAGATGGTGCAGCAGATCCCAAAGATCTTCCTGGGGGACCGGCAGTGGTTGACCAGGATCGGGTACTGGATGGCCAAGAATCTGTCCAGGCTGATGAAGCAGATAGTGAAGATGCTCCCGTACATGCTGATGAAGTAGAGGCACTCCACCAAGGTacagaaggtgggggagggagcctTCACATGGGACAGGGCCATCTTGAACGGGAGAGAGAGCACCAGCAGCAGGTCGAAGACCGCCAGGTTGATCATGTAGATGGAGGTGGCAGCATGGTGTGGCCACCTCTTCTTGAGGAAGGAGCTGAAGCCTCGGATGGCGAGCAGATTGAGGAGCAGACCCAGGAGGAAG includes these proteins:
- the GPR55 gene encoding G-protein coupled receptor 55, whose amino-acid sequence is MTLHSSLSCTGPPTGKNMSQLNKNQNCSFSDVDELMKIVQLAVHIPTFLLGLLLNLLAIRGFSSFLKKRWPHHAATSIYMINLAVFDLLLVLSLPFKMALSHVKAPSPTFCTLVECLYFISMYGSIFTICFISLDRFLAIQYPILVNHCRSPRKIFGICCTIWVLVWVGSTPIYSFHGKVEDYICFHNMSDNTWSAKVLFPLEVFGFLLPMSIMGFCSSRSIHILVSRRNHTQDWVKQKACIWTIAASLAVFVVSFFPVHLSFFLQFLVRNDFIVECRAKRNISLFLQLSMCFSNINCCLDVFCYYFVIKEFRTDITAHRPSRVQLVLQDTVTTRG